TACAAAAAAGTTAGGCTGCTGTGTGATGGCTTCATTTTGAAGACGTGTGAACTGTGAAGGTATCAGTTAATATACACGATGATACAGCTTGAAAATTTTGACAAGATTAATATGGACCCTATGACCTATCTAGGGGGAAAATCATATATTGATTGTATattaacaaaaaggaaaacaatggGATTGCAGTTTTTTCAAGGGAAAGTAGGTCTTCTACCCAAAGCATAGGAAGGTGATGAATTAATGATTTCCTGGCCAAGCTCATTTATCTTGTTGAGCAAAAGTGTTTGTTCAGTCTCAAGCTGGACCATAAACTCCTCTTGGGATTCGTGTAGGCTTTCCATTTCGTGCAGCGATGCTGAAAGTCCTTCAAGATCATCGTCTTCTATAAAAGACTGGAACTTGATCATCATTTGTTTCATCTGATGGAATCCAACACCAATGGTAATATGTCAGCAAATTGTTGAAGAATATGGTGCCTACTGATCGTCTACCTATGTTGCGCGGCTCTCCAAAATGCTGATGCACCCGTGTCGGCTCCTCAAAAGATAcgctacttttggaggatccgacacgcacccagcgacatttttggagagtccgagcaacatagtcGTCTACACAATGTAAATTACATAGGGACCTGCTCTTACCTGGTTAGAGATTTGGCGGCGTGCTTTGGTTACTGAGGACTCAGAATCTACGCTTGTTTTCTTTTCTAGGTCCGGAACTTTGCGTGTGACTTGAACATGGATCTCTCCCTTCTTCACATTTTGAAGGGGTATCCACTTGTCAAACATTTGATTTGGAGGCAACCTTTGGTATTCAACGACACAATCACCTATGCTTGCTGTTGGCAGTAAATGGTTGTGGTCCTTAACATGCAACTCCAGGGGACTCCCATCATCGGGAAATTCTAATGTCTGGTGCCATTGAGGATGCAAAGTTTTATACATAACCTGCAAATAATCCAAGACGGATCGGAAACTCCTGTTAAACATTCATATTTTTCAATATAGACCAGAGATAAGCCATTTCAACTCTCCTATTCTCTTTGCAGCTCTAGTATTTTGCAGTTATGGTTTCCGAATAAGTTTCAACAATTCCAAAAAGGTCTATATTTGATGATACAGTTTGTTTGCAACATTAGCTTCAGCATgagacaaaaaaacttcagcaaataatAGAAGTGTGAAAAGAAAACGACAAAAAGCATTATCTCTAAATTCTAACCTTAGTTCTTCTCTTCAAATTGCCATATTGTACCCTCACATAAGGATCGCTGGTTCCTCGGAGATCAGCAGCAACAAGGTCTTTTGCCTCGATGAGAGCAAGTTCAACCCAACCATTGGAAGAACTACCATTTGAACTCTAAAAACACCAAAGTCAGAAGGAAAGTGGCATCATAATCAAGCATGAACATGCAAGTGTGATAGTTTTCCTTTTACTCTCGGATGTTCTTTTCTTTAACATTAATCTAAAACTCCTCCTTTCTCATCATTTCCTCATTAAATTACTAAATGACCAATAACAGTTATGATCGAGAATACCTTGGATCCTTCATAGTCATCAACTCTGACTGCTTCTATCTGGAGCCGCAATTCTCCAGAATTCACTTTCTCAAGAGGAATCCACACATCCCTTGGGGAACCTTCTATAAGTCCTTCTAAGCTTACTCGTGCACTACCAATGTTCTCGTCTCCAAACATCTCCTCAATGAAGCACTTTATCTTCAGATATTCGCCACCACCTATTTCATCAAATTCAAACTTCTGATTCCAGGTAGGATCTGAAGTATGTGGCACAGTTTTCGTTCTTTTCAGAGCCTGAGAAAAAGTTAAAGGATCAGTACATATTCACTCAAGCTCCCTTGTATTATAATATTGAAGATAAGGAAATTTAAAAGAGCTTTTAGTATTCCATTTCTAAAACAATTCATGAACGGCATAAATGAAGAACATATATGGGAATTTAGTTTTGGAGAAATGATATTTCAAGTGACGAGTTCTGTGAGGAAAAAAGAGGAGATATACCTTCCCGTACTGGAATTTCACGTAACAGCCAGAACCAGGCTTTCCAAATTTATCTTTTGATGGAAGGTCCTTTCCTTCAACTATTGTCACATATATTTTTCTACCTGTTCTAGGTAGGAAACTTGATGTACCATTGAGTGAATGCTGAGAGCTGATAGGTAAACCGTTCGAGCTATGTGAACCATCAGCGAATTGCCATTCCTTCAAGACGAGTTTCACTGTCAACTGAAACAATCATTTAAAACAAAGAAATTATTAGTACTACATAACTTCGTATCTACACCAAATAAAACCACAAAGAATGAACATCAATTTCTTTGTCATTTCAATCCTTCTACTTCGAATGGAGCATATCCTAATAAGGCAGTCTCACACGTGAAGAGAAGTTGTTCACTAGAAGCAGGACAAAGAACTAGTTATGTGGTACATATTAACCTAAATATTATTATTGGTTGAAGAGAAACAGACAGAATGAAGGGGAAACTAGACTTGTTAAGGTCCTTCTGGAAAGAGAAATAAAGGGGAAGGACTCTTCTTGACTTGATTTGAACAACATGCAAGAAGGCTCCGCGTAGGAGTTGAAGGTACATGGAAAAAGGAAATGTAAGACTAAATAAAATACGGAAATTCTATGCTAAGTTCCTGATCCTACTGTGTCAATTACAAATTTTGAGAATTAATTCTCTTCCAAGATCATCAAGTTCTAATACCATATAAAAGAGGGGGAAAACACTTACCGAGTTGAAGTTGAACAATACAAGAGGACGTACATTACATGATATAGGGAAATCATAGACTACATTAAATACGAAAATTTTATGCTAAGGGAAGTTTCCCATTTCTTGGTATTCTTTAATTATGACATAACATTAATAATATTCTCTTTGACTTTCAATAGTCCTAACTAGCCATTGACTTGAACTTTCAGAGCTGTAAGCAGGATAAGACAATCCATATTTTACTACAAGTGTGCTGCCTCTGACGGTCCAAAGGAATCTATGATACCACGAAAGGGTACAAattgaaatacatcatgtttatGATGATAAGATTGTGAATAATACCGTTCTTTGTTATGTTTTTTGCATTATCATTATCAATTACACAGTGTGCAGATGTGGAAGCTCAAACGAAGCCAAAGTACAGTGTAAGGAGAATTACAGAGGCTGCAATTTTAAAAAGACCATAGTTTAAAGCTAGATTCCTACCTCTCCTGAATTAATCCCCTCAAATGGAACCGTCATTTCAATTTCTTTACCACAAAACTCAGCACGCCTGGCTATAGCAGCGGAGTCAGCTCCCGTCGCCCAAAATATTGTTGAATCATCTGCAACATATCTCATCTGTTTCATAAAGCCATATCATGTGTCAAATGCCACTACAGAGTGATAGAGAACCAATAAATGTTTCAGCCTGTAAAATGAGCGAACTGAAAAATTAATGTAGTAAGGCTCACTCCTTGCTGCTAATTCATAGTTTCTGTTTGAAGGTAGAAACATGAAAAAGATGTCATTAAGGACTAATTGGAATCAACTAATAACAACTACGTCTCTAAATTGGATGCACTATCATCCCAAATTTACCCATCATGCTATGACATTCAAGTCAACCTGAAATTATTTTGATACTACGTCACGCGGACCTTCATTGGCCAAGATATACCCGTGTCTGACGAGTGTGATAAGGGTGTGGGTATGTCGTGCAGATCTTTGGAATACACTAAAAATTAGCAAAACACTGGACGCACTTGTATAGGATACTTAAACAAACTTGTGTGAGatacatacccataaacaagtcATGTAACAGAGCTTTAATATATAAAACATGGGTCATAGCATATTAATTTACATAGATTCACCTTTATTTCACAGCTTGTCAGATAGTCATACTTCACGCTGCCAGGAGTGCATTCAAATAAATTGAACTTAATTGTTCCTGCATCTTCATGTAGAGTCATATTGAACTTTGAGTCCCATCTAGGGCAGGATCCTGGTCTGACATCTGTTTTCCTGGTTAATTCTTCAAGTTCAACCTCGACAAATGTCCGCAAATCCTTGTAATCATGGAGATTCTCCACATAACCATCTGTCGATGAGCTCTGTTTCCTGGAAGGGCTACTCCTCAGGTTACTTCTTGACAATTTGCTGGCAGACATCACGGTCACAGAGAGTACACCAGCGACAGCCCTTTTGAATAAATTCACCGCAGGCAAAGAAAAACAATTACGGCGAGGTTCAACCATCCGCTTAGATAAGGAGTCATTAACAAGTTTAACCTGTGAAATAAAATAAGCAAAATAATTTACTTACTAGTAATGAATCAGAATAATTCTGTAAACTGACAAAAGAGAGAAAAGTCAATAACATAGAAGCTATAAGCTTTACTCATTCTAATAGAATATGTGTAGTTAAGATTAGAAAATTTACTGCCCAAACGAGGTTTGGGAAGGAAGATGTCATAATGTAGTAAACCAGTCACATACCAGCCATGCAGAAACACCTGGCAGCTCAGTTGCTGGAAGAGATTGGCTTCCACCACTACCAAATGCAACGCCTATCCTAACCTCCGGAGGCGCCACAAATGAGTATAAAAATGCTCTTCCATCTAGAACTGGCACTAAGCGGAGCTGTAATAGTTGGATTAAAGAGCCGTTAATTCACATCAGTAATTCTAGGAGCCAAGGAAACGGCAGAACTTTAAGACTGAAATATGACCCTTAAGTAAATTCTTTTGAAGCAGAGCTGTTTGAGCAAAGCTGCTCCACTTCTGCCCTAAATCGAGGTGTAAAAGGTAAATATTTATGGTACAGTTGTAGGCTTGTGGAACCGTAAGTACCCACAAAAAATAACTAAATGAAACCAAGAGGCTGAAAAGGTAAAAATGTACATACATCACCCTTGATGTGGATGCTGTTAATAACTATCCGAGCAGTCCCCATTAATGGCTTTCCCAACTTGGCAAGCAACATGATACTTATATCAGTAGTGTCCCAGTCAAAACCAAGATGCACAATTCGCTGTCCGCAAAGGTAATAGTCAGAATACAGATCTTCTCCATTTTTTTAatacaaaggaaaaaaaaggaaagaaaaaacaaGTTAGAACCAAACCTGATCACCCGAAGTTGACCACCGTATCCCACGAAGCCCTAAGAGCGGAGGTTTAGAACCAAGTGAAAATTCTTGTAATTCAATCTTTTCCTAAAATCATGATCAAGTCAGCTGTCAGTTCTTGTAACTTAGGCAACATTTAGTACTTCTAGTACCAATCTTCATATGAAGGGGCGGACAAGAAAACTTACAATCAACTTTGGTTTTCGTTGTTTCATGCGTCTCTGTGTCATAAcaattaaaataagaaaaggCAAATATTTAGATAACAGAATGGAAACTTAAGTATGTGCTAAAAAAAACAGTGTCATCACAGAGTATCACATATGCATTTATATTTATCCTATCCACTTTTTCCATCAACACTCAACTACGTATCAGTTAAGATTCCGCTGCTTGTTGAGCAAAATGCAAGCACCTGCACATACAGAGAGAGATACAGAACAAAGCAATTTACCTCAACAATAGAAGAGAACCTCAAAGAAAGCCTAGGGCTCATATAAGTAGGCCAAATTTCAATTAATAGCTTATTCAGCCACTCACACTGCTCCAAAGGTGTTGTTGGCTGTAGAAGGCAAAAAAAGAAAGAGCAAAATAACCGTAACGCATTAACCTAACTCGTTCAGGAAACAGTGGCAAAGAAAAAGCAAGGAAAATGGCAATGAAATTACTGATGTCTCCAGCAACACTTGCATCCATTTCTTATTCAAGTCTTCTGCAAGAATTTTGCGTTGGTAACTTCCATACTGCAAATAGAAAAGTTGGTGTTTGATTAGAGCCTTATATACCTTTGTCTCTATTCAAAATATAATAGGGGACACATTCTTGGAAAGAAAGGCACTAAGCAGAATATTGCCAACACTGAAGAGGATTTTAGTAGCAGATAAAGGGcagctcggtgcactaagctccgcTATGTGCGGgctccggggaagggccggaccacaagagtctattgtacgcaacattatcctgcatttctgcaatACACGGCTCGAACGCGTGACCTCCCGGTCACATGGATTCAACTTAACCAGTTAAGTCAAGGCTCCCCGATTTTAATAGCAGATATTTTGATAAAATCTCACTGCAACAAGGAAATAACGATCTTCTACACATTGATTtagaaaaaactcaaaaaataaaagtttGCTTGTCGGTGGAGATATCAAAGTACAAAACCACAGATGACATcagaagaaaaataaacacaaaagatCAAGCAATATGTCACCAggcaaatataaaaaatataagtaTTATTTAGTTCCATATAGATCCAAGAATTTGTTAAAGATCAATATAGTTGAAGAAATTCACATCCCAAATTGAACCAATCAAGTGAAGTCAAATAAGAGAGAAGTGTTAACCTGAAAAACTGCCCAGACAGCCACGGTAAGAGGAACCCAATTGGTGAGAGAGAAAATCCACTTCTCTATCCCCCAAACAACTAAAAATAGTGGAATTACAAACGGAAGAATTGGCTTATCAGCTAACAACTGATTCAAGAAATCCATAGCTTGTCTCACATCCAATGAACTTGCTCTCTTTTTCTTCACCATCTAAATACTATGCAACTACAGTAACCAAATTCTCAATAGCAGTACCGCACTTGATCAACTTTAGCTTTTTTACCGCATTCCAAGAAAATTAAAGATTTAAAGACTTGTACAGAAACAGAGAAATGAGGAACTTTTTTTATTGACTTGGGAATAAGAAAGGACAAGAACTGAAGAACATATACCCCTATTGAATCCGTTAAGAAAGCAGAGGGAATTCAGAGAGACGGTTCAAAGACTTGGTAAATTTTGCGCCTTTTTCTCTGTCCAAAATGGAGACCAAGCTACAAGAtggaaacaaagaagaaaagtcCAAGTCAACTGAGACGCCTTGGACATGCTACACTACTTCAAGAACTTTACATATAGTTAGTAgtgatttatttctttttttcaatttaaacGACGCATTTTGATTTAgcatgaatttttttaaaaaaatccttCTTTTAATTCATCTTTAAAGCAAAAACGATAAAAGTTTTGGTGGAGCTACAATATTTATTTGACCATAAAAACTTCtttattaaagtaaaataaaaaatttaacgttaaattacttatatatatatatattattcttttCGGAATGCATTAATAACAAATatttattatataaattaaaacgAAAGGATTACTTGTATAAAAATGTTGGGTAGGACAAATTTCTTTTACCAACAAAGTGATGGTAAAATAgtgtaaatatttatttattcttaatTAGAGATTTCGATTCGAGCTTTGGGATGAAGTCCTCTTTGTCGGGAGTGTTTTACTCCAATATGAATTTTTAGGTTCGAATTAATCGGATCCCAAAAGGCATATAAGCTGGATGAGAAAAACAAAATGAAGGacaatttttagtttattttgtcagGTATATTTGAGTAAGAGCACTGTGAGTAGTCCCTTTTCCCTATATTTTTGCCTATTTTCTGGCATTGTACTTAACTTTTCCAAGGTTTTGGATCAAGGTTTCTTTCCCTTTTTAGTTTTACCCCGCCCTCGTTCAATTTACCCACAAAgttctaaaatattattttggggttatttatttattttaagaataCACCCTTAAAGTATCATTTCAGCGATTAACACAAGAAGAAAATCATTGCTAttacaagaaaaaataaaaacagtTATAGTCACATGCCCTTAACAtgcaggatatatatatatatatatatatatatatatatatatatatatatatatatatatatatatataaaaactgaatttgaattaaagaataattttgaatttataaataaagtttttaaacatatatattattaaaaaaatatgctTGATAAGTTTAAAAAGGTATGGCTCTTTAAGAAATATATTGAAGTAGAGATGATTTGTGTTGGAAATCAATTTTATTAATATTGGACTTATGAATCGAGATGCACATTTTAAAAAGTGCAATATTTTATTCTGCGCCAAACATTTCTCATCCCATTTTCCTACCTAAAAGGGACTAATAAAAAAGTACtagttgtttgaccaaaaaacAACATTTTTggttaaataatttaatttatataataaaGTGTTAAATCTAGTTAAGGATAATAACTTTAGATACTAATCTCTAAAATATGCAGTAGGTGGGGATAGATCCCGTAAATAGTTGATGACAACAAGTGCGGAATATTCTTAAAGCATGAACATTGATGGAGATATAACTAACACTAAAtggcaataaatgacatttaagtaatcAAGGAGAATGATTCGCCCAATAATGGATGGGTTGAATGAATGTTTTTCCTCACAATTATGAGTGACCGATAGGTCCAAGATTCGTATAAACAATCCTCGAATCTGGTGGAAATGTGGGAAaataatatgaacaagaatcttTATCAAAAGATAGTCTTTGTATTCTTgcaagagaaaaaaaaatcttcttctcaaaagtgttcttatcaaaataaatattacatgcccctatcattgtctcttttttctatatatataaagtCTTTTCCTaggaaaccctaatagtacaaatgaatgaaatatccactagaatattctctcttAATATCCTATCATAACAAATTAGTCGTTACAAGTCTTATCATTAATAACCAATCACGACCTCGACCCTTGTTGACATTTCGACTACAACTCCTGTCGACATCTCGATTATGGCTCATGTCGGTACCTCGGCCAATGACTTTGCTACATCTTGGGCGAGTTTGACTGACTCTTTCCTTAATGCCATATTATGCTAAATTTTCTAGGGACGGATTTTagcctatacagttagtccctccgcttttGATGAGCGCATTATGTATAACGTGACCGAAATGTTTAGATAATATGGATGAGTCGTAGTGATTAGGGGTGAGTAAGTGGCGTGTCCCATTGTAAACCGTAAGTTCTGGGGTCGCAAATCCCGCGAATCAAGGTGACATCATGGCAGCTGACGTCATTATGGCGCAATTTTCCGAGATGCTGCTTCGTTTCGCACACGCCTCCTGATAGAGCATGCTGCTTCGGTTACAGTGTCACGCGGTGATGATCAATTTCTTGGTTCTGATACCTACATCTTTATAAATAGGGGTGTGTGGTTAATGTCTTAACATTTACGAAACTTCTTGTACCCAGCAAACTctgcatcttcttcttcctctattGTTTGAAACTCCTTAGTGGTTTTAGTGATTCTCACTGCTTTCAACCCTTCTGTGCTTAAAACACCTTTTCTCAAAAATATGGTTAACTACCTTCTGGTTCCGGTATGGCGGTTGACCCTTCCTCATGGCGATGGTGTTTCTATTGCTTTTGAAGATGAGAGGTTTCCTACGGTGGAGAAAATAATTCCTCGCAGTGAAAAGACTAGATCTGACTTTTCGAAGTTGCCCAAGACGATCCTGAGGCCTCCGAGTCGATGATGAACGAGGTTGACCTCGCTCAGTTTAGGGCAGAGTTCAAAATTCTGGCTCACATCGATCTGATTCCGGCGGGGCGCAATGTGGTACAGATACATCGCCCAGGATATTTGTGTGTTCTATGAGTATCCGTTCTATGTAGGCTATTCCTTTCCTCTTATCCCATTGGCGGAGGAATTCTGCCGCTACTACGATGTCTGCCTGGACCAACTCTCCCCTTACATCTACAAGCTTATCAGTATGTTGACGAAATGCGGAGTTGGTTGGCCGTGGGGTCTCACTTTACCACCTGATACATCTCTTCGCCCCTAGTTTCTATAGGGGGATGATGCTGCAACTTTGCCACCGAGGAAGTAAaagtttggtggtgaagatggacgataagtCAAATTGTCAGTTCTGGCTCAACTACTTCTTCGTCAAGACCGAGGACCTGGTGGTCAACACGAGCGGATTCCCTGAGTCTTGGAATTACGCCCGTAAGTATCTTTTTTGCCACGAATTTGTTTTGCCTTTTTTAGTCGTAGTCTAACATTCCGTCCCTTCTTCGCGTAACTCAGACTTTACCCCCTTCTTTGGTTTGGGACATTAATGACTGGGTCAGCCATGTCTTGCTCACACAGTGGGGATTCGTGAATGGCCGACTTTTATCAAGAAATTTGGTCCCATGCCTTCAGTGACCGGTAAGTTCGTCGATATGTATTTATCTATACATTTATCATATTTTATCCATACCGTTTTGACCTCATGGTAGCCAGCTCGTTACAGTTTTGTACAGGAAGTGACAGTcttctaatttttctttttcagtctGAGGATCTTTGAGAAGGCCGAGGGCTCCTACTCCAGCGTTTCACAAAAGGAAAACGGCTTTTGTTCCTTCTGCTGCGGTGAGGTCTGCTTGGTCGTCGACTACTCTTGCAGCAGGACTCTCGACTTCCCATTTGTATCATCTAGTTGACGAGGATGATGAGGAGAAATCATCGCCAAATAGTGATAACTTGCTTCCCCGTAAGAGGCGATCTATAGACGTCGGTGAAGGCGCTGTCCGTGCGGGGAGTTCGGTGATGAAGGATTTCGTCGTTCGAGAAACAGCGACCAtagaacttggagatgatgccgAGTTACCGCCCATGATTTCACCGTCGTCGGGAGCCGAGGAGGGTACATTTCTCCTTGAGGCCATGATGGATTTTGAAGGGCCATCGGTGAGAGTCCCTGACATCTTACGGCAGGATGAGCCATCGGCCTCGCTACAAGCCGAGGATCCTTCTTCCAGGGTCAACACAAAAGGAAAAAGTGTAGCCGAATAAAGTTACAAGACATGCTCCGATATGGATGCTGAGAAAGTGAGGATGATGGGGGAAGGACTTACCCGACTTGAGGTAAGAGTAGAGTGGACCACACGGACTATTGTGATCCCTTTGGACCGGGATTTGCTGGTAGATACGGATGATGTGGTCCCTTCTCTTGGTCCCCTATGTTCCGATGTGGAGAGTAAAACCCTTGAAAAGCTAAATGATGCCACTTTATCGAGGAGTATAGCCGGCCTCGCTCTTAGGGTAAGCCTTTTGATCTCTCTATAATTTTTTTCGTTGAGCTCAAAATTTCGTTCTTACTCCACGTTCTCTGTCTTTCTTTTAGATCGTGATTTTGGAGATCGAGAGCGACCAACGGGAGGAGAGGTATAAGGCCATTTTTTAGAAGATGGAGCGAAAATATTAAGAATACCGTGATAAGCACCACGAGATTTGCAGGTCGTTCGGTAGGAACGGCAATTTTCGGGCTCTCCGAGACGAACTGAAGGGGAAAGATGACGAGTTGGTGAGGGTCATCAGAAAATGCAGCTTTCTAGAGGGGCGTTGAGGAACAAAGAATAAGAACTTGAGGTGAGCAATGGGGTTGAGTCCTAATGCGCCGATCTTCTAGCCCAGGTGGTTTCGTTGTACGTCGAGCTCAAGGAGTGTCAAATCAAAGTGGACGCTCTGAGTGGCGAGGTTTCTGATAAGGCAGTGGGCTTAGAGAAGGCAAAGTTGGCTCAGTTGCCGGCTGCAAGTAGAGCAGAGGATTTTACAATCGTGATCCGCTTTCTTCGTTCTGAGCGGGAGAGTGCTTTGGAGACAGTCAGGCTCAGAGAGGAGCGGCTTGATGAGCGGATAGGGGAGTTGGAGAAAGAGGCTTCTAGCCTTAGTGATCGAGTTGTTGTTCTCGAGGCCGAGAAGGCGCAGTTGTTGGCCCAGCCGTCCTCTTCCCGCACTTCTATTTTTTCTGATATTTCGCGGGATTTGTACGAGGAATGGATTCACGCCGTGGCCCAGCTGGATATATTCAGGGATGTAATGGGGGCGAGGGCTGTTTCAGAAGCCGACTTCGAGGATGCTCGTGCAAAGGCACGTAAAGCTTGGTTTACTTACGGCTACGATCCTGCCACACCGGAAGCCGACGACGATGAGGAGGGTGCGGGCGTGGATCGAATTGAATAGGATGTATGGTACGAGGATGAATATCCCACTGGCGATGGATATGAGGTAGGCGGAGATGATCTGGACGATCAAGCTAGTGGTGTTGCTGGGCCAGGCAGTGATTAGttgttcttttattttgtttagcTGCAGGCTTGTGTGTACTTTTTGTAGGCGTGTATTCGAGcctttgtaaaaaaaatattctaagtatgAAGTGTTAGTCTTATTAT
This DNA window, taken from Nicotiana tabacum cultivar K326 chromosome 4, ASM71507v2, whole genome shotgun sequence, encodes the following:
- the LOC107770041 gene encoding uncharacterized protein LOC107770041 → MVKKKRASSLDVRQAMDFLNQLLADKPILPFVIPLFLVVWGIEKWIFSLTNWVPLTVAVWAVFQYGSYQRKILAEDLNKKWMQVLLETSPTTPLEQCEWLNKLLIEIWPTYMSPRLSLRFSSIVERRMKQRKPKLIEKIELQEFSLGSKPPLLGLRGIRWSTSGDQRIVHLGFDWDTTDISIMLLAKLGKPLMGTARIVINSIHIKGDLRLVPVLDGRAFLYSFVAPPEVRIGVAFGSGGSQSLPATELPGVSAWLVKLVNDSLSKRMVEPRRNCFSLPAVNLFKRAVAGVLSVTVMSASKLSRSNLRSSPSRKQSSSTDGYVENLHDYKDLRTFVEVELEELTRKTDVRPGSCPRWDSKFNMTLHEDAGTIKFNLFECTPGSVKYDYLTSCEIKMRYVADDSTIFWATGADSAAIARRAEFCGKEIEMTVPFEGINSGELTVKLVLKEWQFADGSHSSNGLPISSQHSLNGTSSFLPRTGRKIYVTIVEGKDLPSKDKFGKPGSGCYVKFQYGKALKRTKTVPHTSDPTWNQKFEFDEIGGGEYLKIKCFIEEMFGDENIGSARVSLEGLIEGSPRDVWIPLEKVNSGELRLQIEAVRVDDYEGSKSSNGSSSNGWVELALIEAKDLVAADLRGTSDPYVRVQYGNLKRRTKVMYKTLHPQWHQTLEFPDDGSPLELHVKDHNHLLPTASIGDCVVEYQRLPPNQMFDKWIPLQNVKKGEIHVQVTRKVPDLEKKTSVDSESSVTKARRQISNQMKQMMIKFQSFIEDDDLEGLSASLHEMESLHESQEEFMVQLETEQTLLLNKINELGQEIINSSPSYALGRRPTFP